In the Flavobacterium sp. J372 genome, one interval contains:
- a CDS encoding T9SS type A sorting domain-containing protein, whose product MDKKFTFLRAVFFLMLLVGFSANAQTITVTNSNDSGPGSLRQAVIDAMPGDIIVFDASTNGNNVNLLSDITIIKSLTIVGNGAAETTLSGGNATRIFTLSNAGAVTIVNLTITNGNTAINGGGIWTTNSLLDITSCTISNCVANGTLTGQGGGAIYAEGGSLTVNASTINGNSAPGASGSGGGILASTGTTVNINSTTISNNSAMRAGGGIEGTTGAGTTITLSGSNLINNSTASNPGNGGGLHITGAGNTTINGGTVSGNTAALEGGGLWNGSGTMLVNGTTITNNTASGAAANEGGGGIYNLSGTLTISSGTSITNNTANGAAGSGGGILNDVGGTLNITGAIITGNTSNRAGGGIEDVSGATGSVSLSNVTLNNNTTNNSPGNGGGLHVTGMGTVTISGGTVNGNNAGAEGGGLWNGTGTMTITGTTINGNTASGAGADQGGGGIYNLNGGTVTIINSEITNNIANGVAGSGGGILNDVGSMLTITDTEISGNTAVRAGGGIEDNSQTSTILLTNVELSDNTVTGPPGNGGGLHITGTGNATITGGSVTGNTASLQGGGLWNGTGLMTLNDVDIDDNTAQGAAATDGGGGIFNNGGNMQINNSSITGNLATGTSGSGGGLFSTAGNITIVNTEFDANSANRAGGAIEVIAGIYTINDCEMMNNDVDGTAGTPNPGNGGAVHISGASTFVINGGEIISNDARREGGGLWNQTGSVMTVNNVTLSQNTASGPAADDGGGAIFNNGGTLNVNSSTLDNNVSDGAAGTGGGIHVNTGTANIMLTTISGNSSVANGGGIYNNATTNINASTITLNSAGLLSTGGGIYNNSATTPTLKNTIVAGNTAVFGGPDIVSNTDAIPSGGYNFIGIVDFAEYTPVESDVFGTVGSPMDAMLLPLADNGGQTFTHAFNCPSPAADKGDPADIFNDQRNLAVFNGTRDIGAFEAQSNCALSNEDFALAGKGFVYPNPSVSGNFTLKLAQSVNNADVTIYEIGTGKLVKQLNAANAETEISMGEFTNGTYIMQVVTDRDTETHKLVIAK is encoded by the coding sequence ATGGACAAAAAATTTACATTTTTAAGAGCGGTATTTTTTTTAATGCTGCTTGTCGGTTTTTCGGCAAATGCACAGACAATTACCGTAACAAACTCAAACGATTCAGGCCCGGGTTCATTAAGGCAGGCAGTTATTGATGCAATGCCGGGTGACATAATTGTTTTTGATGCTTCCACAAATGGTAACAATGTCAACCTTTTGTCAGACATCACTATCATTAAGTCTTTAACAATTGTGGGCAACGGCGCAGCGGAAACAACGCTAAGCGGTGGTAATGCCACAAGGATTTTTACACTTTCTAATGCAGGTGCTGTAACTATTGTGAACCTCACAATAACCAATGGAAATACAGCTATAAACGGCGGCGGCATCTGGACAACAAACTCATTGCTTGATATAACAAGTTGCACGATAAGCAACTGTGTTGCAAACGGCACGCTTACAGGCCAGGGCGGCGGAGCAATTTACGCTGAAGGCGGAAGCCTTACCGTAAATGCATCTACCATTAATGGCAACAGCGCCCCGGGAGCTTCAGGAAGCGGTGGAGGAATACTGGCCAGTACCGGCACAACCGTAAATATTAATTCAACCACAATAAGCAACAACAGTGCAATGCGCGCGGGCGGCGGTATTGAAGGCACCACCGGAGCCGGGACTACCATAACACTTTCAGGCAGTAACCTTATTAACAACAGTACAGCTTCAAACCCCGGTAACGGTGGCGGCCTGCATATTACAGGCGCGGGAAACACAACCATAAATGGCGGTACTGTAAGTGGCAATACTGCAGCTCTTGAAGGTGGCGGGCTATGGAATGGCAGCGGCACCATGCTTGTAAATGGCACTACTATAACAAATAATACAGCAAGCGGCGCTGCAGCAAATGAAGGCGGCGGCGGCATTTATAACCTTAGCGGTACACTTACCATAAGCTCAGGCACATCTATAACAAACAATACGGCAAATGGCGCGGCGGGTAGCGGCGGTGGTATATTAAATGATGTTGGCGGTACATTGAACATTACCGGAGCTATAATAACCGGTAACACAAGTAACCGTGCAGGCGGCGGGATTGAAGATGTATCTGGCGCTACAGGGAGCGTATCACTTTCAAACGTTACACTGAACAATAACACAACAAATAACTCACCCGGAAATGGCGGCGGACTTCACGTAACAGGGATGGGTACGGTAACAATTTCCGGAGGTACGGTTAACGGCAATAATGCAGGCGCTGAAGGTGGCGGGCTGTGGAATGGCACCGGCACCATGACCATAACAGGTACTACCATAAACGGCAACACTGCAAGCGGCGCAGGTGCAGACCAGGGCGGCGGCGGAATTTATAACCTTAACGGAGGTACAGTTACAATCATAAATTCAGAAATTACAAATAATATAGCTAACGGTGTTGCAGGAAGCGGCGGCGGCATACTTAATGATGTAGGCTCAATGCTAACCATTACTGACACCGAAATATCAGGCAATACTGCAGTACGCGCAGGCGGCGGTATCGAAGATAATTCACAGACGAGTACCATCCTGCTTACAAATGTTGAGCTTAGTGATAATACCGTGACCGGGCCTCCGGGCAACGGTGGCGGCCTGCACATAACAGGTACGGGCAATGCAACAATTACAGGCGGTTCGGTTACAGGAAATACTGCATCTTTACAAGGCGGCGGACTTTGGAATGGTACCGGATTAATGACACTTAATGATGTTGATATTGACGACAATACCGCACAGGGTGCTGCTGCTACAGATGGAGGGGGCGGCATTTTTAACAATGGCGGAAATATGCAGATAAACAACAGCTCAATTACAGGAAACCTTGCTACCGGTACTAGCGGCAGTGGCGGCGGATTATTCTCTACAGCAGGAAATATCACAATAGTAAATACGGAGTTTGATGCCAATAGCGCCAACCGTGCCGGCGGTGCAATTGAAGTGATTGCGGGCATATACACAATAAACGACTGCGAAATGATGAATAATGATGTTGACGGTACGGCAGGTACACCAAATCCCGGCAACGGCGGTGCGGTACACATATCGGGCGCATCAACGTTTGTAATTAATGGGGGTGAAATAATTTCTAATGATGCAAGGCGTGAAGGCGGCGGGCTTTGGAACCAGACCGGAAGCGTTATGACCGTAAACAATGTTACCCTTAGCCAGAATACTGCAAGCGGCCCGGCGGCTGATGACGGCGGCGGCGCTATATTTAACAATGGCGGTACACTTAACGTAAACAGCTCTACCCTTGACAATAACGTAAGCGATGGCGCAGCAGGAACAGGCGGCGGTATACATGTGAATACAGGTACAGCGAATATCATGCTTACAACCATATCAGGAAACAGTTCTGTGGCTAATGGCGGCGGGATTTACAACAATGCGACTACTAACATAAATGCCAGCACAATTACACTCAACTCGGCCGGGCTACTGTCTACAGGCGGAGGTATTTATAACAACTCTGCAACAACGCCTACACTTAAAAACACAATAGTAGCAGGCAACACTGCCGTTTTTGGCGGCCCGGATATAGTTAGCAATACTGATGCTATACCTTCAGGCGGATATAATTTTATCGGGATAGTAGATTTTGCAGAATACACACCTGTAGAAAGTGACGTTTTCGGCACTGTAGGAAGCCCAATGGATGCCATGCTTCTTCCACTGGCTGATAACGGCGGGCAGACTTTCACTCACGCATTTAACTGCCCTAGCCCGGCAGCTGACAAAGGTGACCCTGCAGATATATTCAATGACCAAAGAAACCTGGCTGTTTTTAATGGCACACGTGATATAGGCGCTTTTGAAGCCCAGTCAAACTGTGCGCTTAGCAATGAAGACTTTGCCCTGGCAGGTAAAGGCTTTGTATACCCTAACCCATCTGTAAGCGGTAACTTTACGCTGAAGCTGGCGCAATCAGTAAATAATGCAGATGTTACAATTTACGAAATTGGTACAGGCAAACTGGTAAAACAGTTGAATGCTGCCAATGCTGAAACTGAAATTAGTATGGGCGAATTTACCAACGGCACATACATAATGCAGGTGGTTACGGACAGGGATACCGAAACACACAAGCTGGTGATTGCTAAATAA
- a CDS encoding alpha/beta hydrolase, with protein MNNLSLYHLDREPKNKLDKNPLLLLLHGYGSNEEDLFSFATQLPDEYLIISARAPHAIPPYGNAWYAINFDADMNKFSDDVQAAASRDLIAKFIDEVVTNYPVDKDKVTLIGFSQGAILSYAAALTYPDKIARVAALSGYFNPDIIDSVDKEKAAKLQFFISHGSVDQVIPIEWARKAPEALKNFGIMAEYHEYPVGHGVAPQNFYDLLDWLNKTA; from the coding sequence ATGAACAACCTTTCACTTTACCACCTGGATCGCGAACCGAAAAACAAGCTTGATAAAAACCCGCTGTTGCTGCTGCTTCACGGCTATGGCAGCAATGAGGAAGACCTGTTTTCTTTCGCAACGCAACTTCCTGATGAGTACCTGATAATCTCTGCACGCGCACCACATGCAATTCCGCCGTATGGCAATGCATGGTACGCCATCAATTTTGATGCAGACATGAACAAATTCAGCGATGATGTACAGGCAGCAGCCTCACGCGACCTTATTGCAAAATTTATTGATGAAGTGGTTACCAACTATCCTGTTGATAAAGATAAAGTTACACTTATAGGCTTTAGCCAGGGCGCAATACTTAGCTATGCCGCAGCGCTTACCTACCCTGATAAGATTGCACGCGTTGCTGCACTAAGCGGCTACTTCAATCCTGATATTATTGACAGTGTAGATAAGGAAAAGGCTGCGAAACTTCAGTTCTTTATTTCCCACGGTAGCGTTGACCAGGTAATTCCTATTGAATGGGCGCGTAAGGCTCCGGAAGCTTTAAAAAATTTCGGGATAATGGCTGAATACCATGAGTACCCGGTAGGCCATGGCGTTGCCCCGCAAAATTTTTATGACCTGTTGGACTGGCTCAATAAAACGGCTTAG
- a CDS encoding dihydroorotase family protein, which yields MNLIFKNAVIIDKESTFHNKQADIIVADGIIKQIGQKLTAGDGFEVVELNGLHISQGWFDSSVSLGEPGYEDRETIANGLNVAAMSGFTDIALQPNANPIADSQSHISFLKAKGGGHAANLHPIGALTKGSEGKDIAEMYDMANAGAVAFGDYNKSQQDAGLMKIALQYVQDFDGLVIAYCQDEKIKGKGVVHEGAVSTRLGLKGIPALAEELMVARNLSVLEYTGGKMHIPTISTAGSVKLIKEAKAKGLNVTCSVAVHHLILTHEVLTGFDSRYKIAPPLRPESDRQALIAAVKDGTIDIITSDHNPIDIENKKLEFDLAKDGTIGLESAFGALMTVLPVDVIVEKLTAGKAIFRVETNKIAEGATVSFTLFSTEGESTFTKENILSKSKNSAFLGQPVKGKVYGIYNNGKLVLNNK from the coding sequence ATGAACCTGATCTTTAAAAATGCTGTTATAATTGATAAAGAGAGTACGTTTCACAACAAACAGGCCGATATCATCGTTGCGGATGGCATCATCAAACAAATAGGCCAAAAGCTGACGGCAGGTGATGGCTTTGAAGTAGTGGAACTAAATGGCCTGCATATCTCCCAGGGATGGTTTGACAGTTCGGTAAGCCTGGGCGAGCCGGGTTATGAAGACAGGGAGACCATCGCAAACGGATTAAATGTGGCGGCAATGAGCGGATTTACAGATATCGCTTTACAGCCTAATGCCAACCCCATAGCCGACAGCCAGAGCCATATTTCTTTCCTGAAAGCTAAAGGAGGGGGACACGCTGCAAACCTTCACCCAATAGGCGCTTTGACAAAAGGCAGCGAAGGAAAGGACATTGCTGAAATGTATGACATGGCCAATGCCGGGGCGGTTGCTTTCGGTGACTATAATAAATCGCAACAGGACGCGGGCCTGATGAAAATCGCGCTGCAATATGTGCAGGATTTTGACGGGCTTGTTATAGCCTACTGCCAGGATGAAAAGATTAAAGGCAAAGGTGTGGTGCATGAAGGTGCAGTGAGCACCAGGCTTGGGCTAAAGGGAATTCCTGCACTTGCCGAAGAATTGATGGTAGCCCGAAACCTTTCGGTACTGGAATACACCGGCGGCAAAATGCACATCCCTACTATATCTACGGCAGGGTCGGTGAAATTGATAAAGGAGGCTAAAGCTAAGGGGTTAAATGTGACCTGCAGTGTTGCTGTACATCATTTGATATTGACCCATGAAGTACTTACAGGGTTTGACAGCCGTTACAAGATTGCCCCGCCGTTGCGCCCGGAAAGTGACAGACAGGCGCTGATTGCTGCTGTGAAAGACGGTACAATAGATATCATCACGAGCGATCACAACCCTATTGACATCGAAAATAAAAAGCTGGAGTTTGACCTGGCTAAAGACGGCACCATCGGGCTGGAGAGTGCTTTCGGGGCATTGATGACGGTACTGCCGGTTGATGTTATTGTAGAAAAGCTGACAGCAGGCAAGGCTATATTTAGGGTTGAAACGAATAAAATTGCAGAAGGTGCAACGGTATCCTTTACATTATTCTCCACTGAAGGTGAAAGCACTTTCACCAAGGAAAACATCCTTTCAAAATCGAAGAATTCTGCATTTCTGGGTCAGCCGGTGAAAGGCAAAGTGTATGGTATTTACAATAACGGAAAACTCGTTTTAAACAATAAATAA
- a CDS encoding BatA domain-containing protein: protein MQFKNPEILYFLFLLVIPVLVHLFQLRRFKKEYFTNVRFLRELSMQTRKSSVIKKWLLLAVRLLLLACLIIAFAQPFFKASESNKSGNEMVILLDNSFSMQAKGSRGELLKRAVQDVLENTPETQKISLLTTTGAFYDTDVKSIRADLMAMPYSPVPFRPDFLMAKANAKNPATGKDYVVITDAVGLDDKMVSKLPEGSTAYAITPEAQNKNNVAVDSVYIAQTLDNFYEINVSLQAYGEFENDIPVALYNGKNLIAKTVVKFDTPKKTSPFTIPKKDFHGYVSVSDNSLAYDNTYYFSISKPQKSNVLAIGDAAKNNFLSRIYTEDEFNYTAQELRALDYNSIEKQDAVILNELAEIPQSLVTTLKDFYAKGGNVVIIPAQTATTQNLNTALASFGNITFRGSATGERQITKIAFSHPLYSGVFEKKVNNFQYPKTNTGFVLGNGSQVLTYDDNTPFLASVTNKLGNVYIFSAAINKENSNFQNSPLIVPTFYNMAQNNGKTGISAITIGRSQSLVVDAQLGKDESLSVKGTDASFIPMQQLLDNKVKLSFGDYPETAGNYSITKNDESIKNISFNYPRTESDLSASNPGVLGEFTKASSVETVFNDITSHRTASELWKWFVMGTLLFLLLELFIQKFVK from the coding sequence ATGCAATTTAAAAATCCTGAAATTCTTTACTTCTTATTTTTACTTGTAATTCCCGTACTTGTACATTTATTCCAGCTTCGCCGCTTCAAGAAAGAGTATTTTACCAACGTACGCTTCCTGCGAGAGCTGAGTATGCAGACACGGAAAAGCTCGGTCATCAAGAAATGGCTGCTGCTTGCTGTGCGTTTGCTCCTCCTCGCCTGCCTTATCATAGCCTTTGCGCAGCCGTTCTTCAAAGCGAGCGAAAGCAACAAGTCCGGCAACGAAATGGTAATACTGCTTGACAACTCTTTTTCTATGCAGGCCAAGGGCAGCCGTGGTGAGCTGCTGAAGCGTGCCGTACAGGACGTCCTTGAGAATACGCCTGAAACACAAAAAATATCACTGCTTACAACCACGGGAGCTTTTTATGATACCGATGTAAAATCCATACGCGCCGACCTGATGGCGATGCCGTACAGCCCGGTGCCTTTCCGCCCTGACTTTTTAATGGCGAAGGCAAATGCTAAAAATCCGGCTACAGGTAAAGATTATGTTGTAATTACCGATGCTGTAGGACTTGACGATAAAATGGTAAGCAAATTGCCGGAAGGCAGCACCGCCTACGCAATAACCCCTGAAGCGCAGAACAAAAATAACGTCGCCGTCGATAGCGTATATATTGCCCAAACGCTTGATAACTTCTATGAGATAAACGTAAGCTTGCAGGCGTATGGTGAGTTTGAGAATGACATTCCGGTCGCTCTTTACAATGGCAAAAACCTGATTGCAAAAACGGTGGTGAAGTTTGACACACCGAAGAAAACCAGCCCATTTACCATCCCCAAAAAGGATTTCCATGGGTATGTGTCGGTTTCCGATAATAGCCTGGCGTATGACAACACCTACTACTTCAGCATCTCAAAACCGCAAAAGTCCAATGTATTGGCAATAGGCGATGCTGCGAAGAATAATTTCCTTTCGAGAATTTATACCGAAGATGAATTCAACTATACTGCTCAGGAGTTACGCGCCCTTGATTACAACAGCATAGAAAAACAGGATGCCGTTATCCTGAACGAACTTGCTGAGATTCCGCAATCGCTTGTCACTACGCTGAAAGATTTTTATGCGAAAGGCGGTAATGTGGTAATCATTCCTGCACAGACAGCTACCACGCAAAACCTCAACACTGCCCTTGCATCATTCGGAAACATTACCTTCCGGGGAAGTGCAACAGGCGAAAGGCAAATTACGAAAATAGCCTTCAGCCACCCGTTGTACAGCGGTGTATTTGAGAAAAAAGTGAACAACTTTCAGTACCCGAAAACCAATACCGGGTTTGTACTTGGAAATGGCAGTCAGGTTTTAACGTATGACGATAACACGCCGTTCCTGGCATCAGTTACTAACAAGCTGGGCAATGTATATATATTTTCGGCAGCGATAAATAAAGAAAACAGCAACTTCCAAAACTCACCGCTTATTGTACCGACCTTTTACAATATGGCGCAGAACAACGGTAAGACAGGCATAAGCGCCATAACAATAGGCCGCAGCCAGAGCCTTGTGGTTGATGCACAGCTGGGCAAAGATGAGTCGCTGTCGGTGAAAGGCACAGATGCAAGTTTCATACCGATGCAGCAGCTGCTTGATAATAAAGTAAAGCTGTCTTTCGGCGATTATCCTGAAACGGCGGGCAATTACAGCATCACTAAAAATGATGAAAGCATAAAGAATATCAGCTTTAATTACCCGCGCACAGAAAGCGACCTGAGTGCATCTAACCCGGGGGTGCTGGGTGAATTCACAAAGGCATCATCTGTAGAGACGGTGTTTAATGATATTACGTCACACCGCACCGCCAGCGAACTGTGGAAATGGTTTGTGATGGGTACGCTGCTGTTTTTACTGCTTGAACTATTCATACAAAAATTTGTAAAATGA
- a CDS encoding lactonase family protein has protein sequence MKLFRLALFLLIMTNAAAQDTFNLVVGTYTDKCRSEGIYVYEYNANTAEVKPKSVTKGVISPSFLAVSPDKKFIYSVNENGEKSTISSFKYNKANGKIDFINKKDSEGDSPCYIIADEKNVITANYGGGSLVVYHRRNDGGLTEAKQVVQHTGNSINKERQEKAHVHMVYFSPDKKYVFCNDLGTDKIYIYAYNPDGGSKTLTLKETIDAKPGSGPRHLVFNPNGIFFYVLHELDASLVAYSYINQKVEKIQETSLVMPGATGKNGGADIKFTRDGKYLYATNRGDANTISVFKVHSNGMIKMVQQLPTDGDSPRNLAIDPKDNHVLVGHQNSSSISIFKRNKTTGMLEDNCKRIDLCSPVCLVFTEAK, from the coding sequence ATGAAATTATTTCGCCTGGCCCTATTCCTGCTGATTATGACTAACGCTGCTGCACAGGACACATTTAACCTAGTTGTTGGCACTTATACCGATAAGTGCAGGAGCGAGGGTATATATGTTTATGAATATAATGCAAACACAGCTGAGGTGAAACCTAAAAGCGTTACTAAGGGGGTGATAAGCCCAAGCTTTTTGGCAGTTTCGCCGGATAAGAAATTCATTTACAGCGTAAATGAGAATGGTGAGAAGAGTACGATTAGTTCGTTTAAGTATAACAAGGCCAACGGTAAGATTGACTTCATCAATAAAAAGGACAGCGAGGGTGACAGCCCGTGTTATATCATTGCCGATGAAAAGAATGTGATTACGGCTAACTATGGCGGGGGTTCACTAGTGGTGTATCATAGGCGTAACGATGGCGGACTCACAGAAGCGAAACAGGTGGTACAGCATACCGGCAACAGCATAAACAAAGAGCGCCAGGAGAAAGCACATGTACACATGGTGTATTTTAGCCCGGATAAGAAGTACGTATTTTGTAATGACTTAGGTACAGATAAAATCTATATTTATGCCTACAACCCTGACGGAGGCAGCAAAACCCTGACTTTAAAAGAAACTATTGATGCCAAGCCGGGAAGTGGTCCGCGCCACTTAGTATTCAACCCTAACGGAATTTTCTTTTATGTGTTGCATGAGTTGGATGCCAGCCTTGTGGCGTATAGCTACATTAACCAGAAAGTTGAGAAGATACAGGAAACGAGTCTGGTAATGCCGGGAGCAACCGGTAAGAATGGCGGTGCCGACATTAAATTTACGCGTGACGGAAAGTATCTCTACGCCACCAACAGGGGCGATGCCAATACAATTTCAGTTTTTAAAGTGCACAGCAACGGGATGATAAAGATGGTACAGCAACTACCTACGGATGGCGACAGCCCGCGGAACCTGGCCATTGACCCGAAAGATAACCATGTGCTTGTAGGCCACCAAAACAGTAGCAGTATCAGTATCTTCAAACGCAATAAGACCACCGGTATGCTTGAAGACAACTGCAAGCGGATTGATTTGTGTTCGCCGGTTTGTTTGGTGTTTACTGAGGCGAAGTAG
- a CDS encoding type I restriction enzyme HsdR N-terminal domain-containing protein, protein MFELKLNKHYPKVIGDLTLICNIRGRIISHTPEENIRQAIVSFLVKEKGYPKQNIEIEVPMSRFAEGASGRADIIIYNNQRDILCVIECKRPGEPITDNILEQVKRYDDILQAETICIVLGKLCYFFTYNELNECAVLATEFPTYKELDAKDICYSDNKAEEFKRIPFRKIKQTDIDDLIYDGIIGENTEDKYYPFLINLYNFFMEEDDRMKLDKIKDIGLKAIKYGNAGSGTFYGNYRSFLVNEKSIVSFFNIINDPRRRISGKHFIDVRC, encoded by the coding sequence ATGTTTGAACTCAAATTAAACAAGCATTATCCAAAGGTTATTGGTGATTTAACTCTTATATGTAATATTAGGGGACGCATTATATCACATACTCCTGAAGAAAATATACGTCAGGCCATTGTATCCTTTCTTGTGAAAGAAAAAGGTTATCCAAAGCAAAATATTGAAATTGAAGTTCCGATGTCAAGATTTGCTGAAGGTGCGTCAGGCAGAGCTGATATAATTATCTACAATAATCAACGAGACATTCTTTGTGTGATAGAATGTAAAAGACCAGGTGAACCTATAACGGATAATATTTTAGAGCAGGTTAAAAGATATGATGATATCTTACAGGCTGAAACAATTTGTATAGTACTTGGAAAATTATGTTATTTCTTTACATATAATGAATTAAACGAATGCGCTGTTTTAGCTACTGAATTTCCTACTTATAAGGAACTTGATGCAAAGGATATTTGTTATTCTGATAATAAAGCTGAGGAATTTAAGAGAATTCCATTTCGAAAAATTAAGCAAACTGATATCGATGATTTGATCTATGACGGTATAATAGGTGAAAATACTGAAGATAAATATTATCCTTTTCTTATAAATCTGTACAATTTTTTCATGGAAGAAGATGACAGGATGAAATTGGATAAAATTAAAGATATTGGGCTTAAAGCCATTAAATATGGAAATGCCGGAAGTGGTACATTTTATGGAAACTACAGATCATTTCTAGTCAATGAAAAATCTATAGTAAGTTTTTTCAATATCATCAATGACCCGAGGCGACGGATATCCGGTAAACACTTCATTGATGTTAGGTGTTGA
- a CDS encoding DEAD/DEAH box helicase: MATFHDLDLPKSLQKALDELGFENATPIQEKAMPVILSGRDMMGIAQTGTGKTFAYLLPILKQWKFAPTHTPRVVIMVPTRELVVQVVEEVEKLTKYMSVRTVGVYGGVNINTQKKQVYEGIDVLVGTPGRMMDLALDNVVRFDETKKLVIDEFDEILNLGFRFQVTSILSMMKAKRQNILFSATMTDDVDDMLNDFFDFPEEVSLAPSGTPLEKIMQQGYHVPNFRTKLNLLTKLLNGEGMDRVLVFVNNKPTADIVMAQLDEVFPDQFGVIHSNKSQNYRLNTMAAFQRGELRGIVTTDVMARGLDIADVTHVVNMEFPEVPEQYIHRIGRTGRADKEGIALSFIVPREEEFQLSAELLMEKEIDIQPIPEDVEISDKLFEFEKVRHKVKQLLKRPKQEGGEAFHEKKDKNKKVNLGGPGKTKPRKTAPRNRAVEAKRAAKKKKK, from the coding sequence ATGGCTACTTTCCACGACCTTGACCTGCCCAAATCTTTACAGAAAGCCCTTGATGAACTTGGCTTTGAAAACGCCACGCCAATTCAGGAGAAGGCTATGCCCGTGATACTTTCGGGCCGCGACATGATGGGTATTGCACAGACAGGTACGGGTAAGACATTTGCCTATCTTCTACCGATATTGAAGCAGTGGAAGTTCGCCCCTACACATACGCCACGTGTGGTGATAATGGTACCGACCCGCGAACTAGTTGTGCAGGTGGTTGAAGAGGTTGAGAAACTTACAAAGTATATGTCAGTTCGTACTGTAGGTGTTTACGGTGGCGTAAACATCAATACGCAGAAGAAACAGGTGTATGAAGGTATAGACGTACTGGTTGGTACACCCGGCCGTATGATGGATCTCGCGCTTGATAATGTGGTGCGTTTTGATGAGACTAAAAAGCTAGTGATAGACGAGTTTGACGAGATACTGAACCTCGGGTTCCGTTTCCAAGTGACATCAATACTTAGCATGATGAAGGCTAAGAGGCAGAATATACTGTTTTCGGCTACAATGACGGATGATGTAGATGACATGCTGAATGATTTTTTTGATTTCCCGGAAGAGGTATCACTGGCGCCATCGGGTACGCCGCTGGAGAAGATCATGCAACAGGGTTACCATGTGCCGAACTTCCGTACCAAATTGAATTTACTGACGAAACTTTTGAACGGCGAAGGCATGGACCGTGTGCTTGTCTTCGTGAACAATAAACCGACCGCCGATATCGTGATGGCGCAGCTTGACGAGGTCTTCCCTGACCAGTTTGGCGTGATACACAGCAACAAATCACAAAATTACAGGCTCAACACCATGGCGGCTTTTCAGCGTGGTGAACTGCGCGGTATCGTGACTACCGATGTTATGGCGCGCGGACTTGATATTGCTGATGTGACGCATGTGGTAAACATGGAGTTCCCGGAAGTGCCTGAACAGTACATTCACCGTATTGGGCGTACCGGCCGTGCCGATAAGGAAGGTATAGCGCTAAGTTTCATTGTTCCGAGAGAAGAGGAATTCCAACTTTCTGCCGAACTTTTGATGGAAAAGGAAATCGACATCCAGCCAATACCGGAAGATGTGGAGATAAGCGACAAACTGTTTGAGTTTGAAAAAGTACGCCACAAAGTAAAACAGCTGCTGAAACGCCCCAAGCAGGAAGGCGGCGAGGCTTTCCACGAAAAGAAAGACAAGAATAAAAAAGTAAACCTTGGCGGGCCAGGCAAAACCAAACCCCGAAAAACCGCGCCGCGTAACCGGGCTGTTGAAGCGAAGAGAGCCGCGAAGAAGAAAAAGAAGTAA